From the Equus asinus isolate D_3611 breed Donkey chromosome 9, EquAss-T2T_v2, whole genome shotgun sequence genome, the window CCCACCCCTCCGGCTAGCTCCTGCCTCTGGGAAATGCTTCCCAATGACCCGCCTCAAGCCTCAGGAATAGCGTCCCATCTAATCCTCCCTGGGGTTAGACTGCAGGGAGCAGCCCAGGCGGGGAGAGAAGTCGGGCTGGGCGCCCCCGGAGTGTGGGTTGGAAGCAGGCTGGCTCGAGGCCCTCTCAGCACAGTCTCTCATGGCAGCTTGGGATTTACAACCAAGCCCGCCGGTCCACGCAGGCAGGAGCGATCCACTGCGCATGCATTCGTTCTCCCCGAGACCTGCTGGGTGCTGCACTACACGCTGATTGATTTCCTCGCCCAGTTTTACTAGGTGTCACAGCCGAATTTAATGAAAGTCCAGGATGCTCGGGCTCCAACACGCCCAACGCCTTGGGTTTCGGTTCACATTCGGCTCACGTACCAAGTGCTTGGAAGCTTAGGGGGCTGCCAGGGCAGGAAACGGGCTGAGTGGTGCAGAAATGGGCAGGGAACCAGCATTCCCTGAATATCTCGTGTGAACCgggcccagagaggggctctGCATTCCGGTCAGTGTGGGAGCCCACACGGCCGTCCTCCGAGGGGGCACAGTGAGCTCCTCCGTCTGAAAGAGGAGGAAGTTGATGCTCAGATGGGTTACCTGCCCTGACTGAGGCCAGGCCGGATCCAGGTTTCTTTGACTGTGACACCCGTAGTCCTGGCTTTATGAGACACTGGATTCCAGAGCTTGTCCACAAGGCAGAGGCTGACGGGCCCAGCCCCATAAGAGCTCTGACCCTGGAGGGCGAGCTGGTTTGCACAGCGTCAGGGCGTGAGGATGTCTACTGTGGAGACAGCCGAGAGCTAAGCCTGGATGTTTCCTAGAGCCCCGAGCTGGACTTTTAGAGGTGTAAATAAAAGACCAGCTTTGTAACTCCCCACCAAATACTTATCCACTACAAAGAGGGTAAGAAAGCGACCTCACAGTGGGGCACCTGGCAAACACCACCGCACCCAAGTGAGCTGTGAACGTCATCGGCAATGGACCGATGAAATCGGATAGGATGCCGTCAGAACAGTAAGAGCCACAGCTCTGTGACATTCCTGCCGAAGATGCAAAGCTCTGAGTCCCATCGGGTGGGAACATCAGATAAACCTGAAATGAGGGACGTTCTCCGAAACAGCTGGACTATAATCCTCACAGGTGTCAAGGTCctgaaagtcaaagaaagaacAGGAAACTGTCCCAGCCTGAGGgtgactgaaagagataggacaACACTCAGTGGGCAACTCCAGGCTGGGATACAAAGGATAAATTGGGATAAATTGGCAAAACCTGAATGAGGTCTGATGCCTGTGGGCATCAGCGTTAACTTCCTGATCTTGATGACTATCTCAGGGGCATGCGGGAAGATGTCCTTAGTGGTAGTAAATCCACATGGAAATAATTGGGGTGACGGGGTAGCAGGTTGACAGCCTGTTCTCAAAAGGTTCAGGGAAACTACTTTTTGTACTGtacttgcaacttttctgcaggctggaaattttttaaaaaattaagtcttCCTCCTATAGAGCATGAGCAATGCAGCATAGCACGAGACACAAGCCCAGACCCGGGGTCTGCACCAGCACTGGCCCACAGAACGCTCTGCAATGATGGAGATGCCCGCCTCTGCTCTGTCCGATAGGCGGCAACCACCAACCACAGAGCCAACAAGCGCTGGAAATGCGGCTGGTGCATCTGAGCTGGCCTTTTCACTTTACCTAGTTTAAATCTAAATAGCCAGGATGGGGTTAGTGGCTACCATAGTGGATAGTGAAGATTTATACAAATCTGAGCTCAAATTCCAGTCCACCACTTACCAACAGGAGACAAGTGGCTTAAACCTCTGTTTCTACATCTGAAAAGTGGAGAAAACAGTGTGTATAAGGCCGCACGGCTGCTGAGAGCACTGAACTAGTCAAGACACATAAGGATTCCATGTCATAAGGAAGCCGTCTGCTGGGGACACAGCCTCACGCATCTGTGAAGTGCTGTCACCGCTAGAATGTCCTCTCAGCTGAACCCTGTCCCCCTTTTAACTTACCCCAGTGGGAGGGCTGCCCTCTGGGGCCACAGCAGCCCTTCCCCGACCCCTATAGCCCCCATTATCCAGGACGAGTTTTCTCTTCTGCAGCTGGACGTCCCAGCCTCCTGGACAAGCTCCCACCCAGCACGCCCTGGTGGCTGCAGAAGCAGCAAGGTTCCCATATGATGCTGGAAGCCGAAATCCTTTTCCGTCGTCAGTCACGGGAACGTCGGCCCACCCCGGAATCCTCTGGCTCCTGGCTGACGGCAATGATGACCGTGATAACGAAGGCCCCGGCCCGCACAGAACCATGAGACAACCCCTTCCCGCTTCCCTCCAAGGGAGAGCACCTCTCAGCACAGCGCGCTGTGGAGTCTGAGAGCCTGCTGGCCTCTGTGTCCTTCACTATCGTCCCCTCAAAGACCAGCCAGGCCAGAGTGCTGAGTGTTCCCTGTAGGAGCAGATGGGGGCAGCAGTGCACCGGTGGGGACTCCCCAGCACGGCCAGGAGGGGCCAGGGGAGTGCGCTCAGTACTACCCCCTGCACAGTGGGAGGCAGGCCTCCATTCTGGAAGGGAAACCAAGGCTTCAAAGGTCGGGTCACGTGACTGTGAGGGACTGAGCCGGGAGGTGAACCCAGCCCTGTCTCAGGTGGAGGCTGGCATCCTTCCACTGTATCTCCTGCCTCTGACAGCTCAAGACAGCTCAGTGTGGGGCCTCACCATCACCCTCACGTCTACAGGCATTTTACAGTTTAGGTGGGGCTCCCAAGACCTGAGTCGTATCTCCCTCCTCACCACCTCCCATTGCCAGGGAAAAAACCACGGGGCAGGGGGCAGACCCGCAGCCATCTGGTTTCCCATGAGCCTTCTCACCCTTGCTAACTTAGGCCCTGGAGGGTGGAAGCCCAGATGCAATCCTGAGCTCCTGGCTGCTCCCAGGGCGGACTCTGCGGCCTGGCACTGCTCTGCTTCAAGGGGGAGAGGGCACCAAGGCCCCGAGCCATGCTGAGCTTTAATTAGTGACCAGCTCATGTCCTGTGAGTGCCTCGCGTGCAAGAAAGCAACGACAAGGGCAGATTCCCCCTAGCCTCTGAGGAAActcctctccccggctcccttaCGCACTCCCTCCCTCGTTGGCTCATGAAACGTAATGCAGGGAGCCAGTGAAGATGCAGTGGAGGGTGGTCCCCTGAAGGAAGAGGATTAAAGACCTGAGCCTCTGGGAGAATGACCCAGCACATAACCTCTCACACCAGGGCCAGTCTGACAAGACAGAAGCCTCTCCTCCTTCTGCTCACACCATGCTGCTGACCTTTCAGAGATTTCTTTCCCCTTTCATTTCCCCTGAATGATGACTTCTCCCCTGAGGTGAGCTGGCAGGGACCATGTGGATAGAGCGATTTTCCCTTTGACTCTGTGCTCTCTAGTGCGTTCACTGACTTCCCTCTCTCTTCATCTCCCTTCTCACACCCAACCTTTGACTGAGAgttgagggagagaggaagtgagcAATAAAACTACACCCCAAACCGTGGCTCTTCCCGTTCAACTCTGCTGCCTCTGTGCCCAGAAGTCAGTGGAAACTTTCCATGTTCTGGAGGAACCTTGTCAGTACTCTAGTTGCctagatttaaaattttactgctctgactttttgtgtctaGGAAGGTTCACTTTCTGGTTTTCCATTAGACTTGTTGACCACATCATCCATGATTTTTCAGTTCATGACGATCTGGGGTGAATGCAAACTCTGTGAGCATTGCAGGGAGTACGCGCATGTGTAACTGATGGTGCTGGCTCCAAATGCGTGTGTGATGTAACCATGGGATGACACAGGTATGCAGATATGGTAACGCAAGGAAGACCATGATGAGACCAAAATGAGTCATACAACTTAAACACCAACGTTGGTCCGTGTTATTATATCTGAAACATTTGCACTAAACTACTTCTGAAATAAAACTCACAGTTCAGAAGAATATATAAAGTTTATCACATCCAGTTGGGCTCCCACTGGCACCGACACGCATTGGGAGTTCCTGTGCTGTGTCTGTGAAGCACTATGTTGCGTGTTTGACATACGCCTGTGGGCCACGATAGTAAAGGAGTTAGGGAAGAGCACAATTATTAGAGTCTTAAAACCCAGGGAGTCCTTCAGCAGAGAATGagtgaagaaagaggaagagaattagGAGAGGCAAGTTAGAACAAAATCGATGTGTGAGttaatgacaaataaaactgTAAGTACAGCTCGGGTCCAAATCATGTTAGGCGTTGTATTTGAAGGTAATACTTGGATTTCTCCCAGCCTCTTCGGTACCTTCTGTGAGCATTGCCTGACAGAATACAGCCAGTGCTTTAGGAGGACTAAACCCATCCTGTGCGCAGGATAGACACGTGtagggagaggcaggaggccaTCAGATCCCCCACAGGCTGCTGCTGGTCAAGAGAGGAGCTGGTCAGTGCTGGGACCACGTCAGAAAGGCACTGCTGTGAGGACCATGAGGACAGATCGGCCACAAGAgtggagacagctgagaaaggagAGGCGACAAGAGAGAaggccagagagggaagggatgTTGGAGACTGGCCACCGAAGACTTGGGCGAGCGCTCTCTGGACTCCAGGAAAGAGGAGGCGGGACTGGGCTGGGGGCCCTTACCCCTCAGGTGTAGGGCAGGAGAAGAGGCTTGGACCCCTGGATGCTTGACCCCACTGAGTGGAGGAAACTGGACTTGGAAGCAGAAGTCCTGGGTTCCAACCCACATCCTAGAATTAATTCATGTTTCCATGTCCCGAAGATGCTATGGCAACTCTGGACACTTCAGCTTTAAGGGAACCTCGGTTCTCCTGGCCCATCTAAACTTGGAGGGGTCCCAAGAGTTCCCTGAGGAAGTCCAGCCAGTCTCCAGAGCTCCCTGGTATTTGTCCCTGGTGCTCATCCCTGATGCCCATGCTGGCAACCAGGCACCAAACAGTTCGaagggtggtgggggaggagcGTGTGGGAGCAGGGATCTGAGCGGTGCGAGGCGGGGAAGAGATTGAGCCCAGCACAGAGGAGAATTACTGCACTGAGTGACAATCGAAGAGCCTGAGAGTGGACAGGGCCATTCTGTAACCAGCGATGAGCAGCCTTGGGCAACTTACCATTTCTGGCCCTCAGTAAATGTGGATACTTCAGCATCTCCTAATATGAGGCTGTAGAGGGCAGTTGACTCTGAGGAGAGCCAGATCTAAAGTGCTCTGAAGTTCCCAGACCATTGTGACGGCCACTGTCTTATGGGGTTACTGAATCCGTCCCCAAAAATACATCCAAATGTGTCATGTCTTAAATTTCTGATGTCTGTAAAAGGAGTGCTTTAAAGTCAGCCCTTTTTATAGATATAAATTAATGGTTTTATGACTTATGAGTGCCTACCAGCCTCATTTCTAAAAGCGTGATCATGGTCACAGCTCATTAGAGGCACAGTCATGGGTGAGTTTTGCACCtatctgggcctcagcttctctGTTTGTAAAGTGAAAACATGTGTGATTTCCAAGAGTCCACTCAGCACTACATTTTTCTAATTCTGGAATCTGACAGTTAGTTTCCTTAGGGCTCCCTTCATGTCACGatttctcaggctgtagatgaagggATTCACCAGGGGAGTCACCACGGTGAAGATGACAGTGGCCACCGTGTCCTGGACTGAGTAGGAGGATGAAGGGCGCATGTAGACCCCCAGGATGGCCCCATAGAAGAGGGAGACCACAGTGAGGTGGGATCCGCATGTGGACAGGGCTTTCCTTATTCCACGGGCAGAGGGCAGCTTCAGTACATTAGAGAAGATGTAAGCATATGAAACGATGATACACGTGAATGGTGTCAGAAACATCAATCCACCCACAGTGAACACCATCAGGTCGTTGATAAAAGTATCAGAACAAGAGAGCTTTAGAATGGGGTAAgggtcacagaagaagtggtgcACAGCATTGTGGGAACAAAACGTGAGTCGGACCATGAGGAGAGTGTGTAGGAGAGCATGCAGGTTTGTAATGACCCAAGATGCAGCCACCAGAAGGACACAGAGTTTGGGCCTCATGATCACGGTGTAGTGGAGTGGGCGACAGATGGCAGTGTaacggtcataggccatcacgcTCAGGAGGAACCCATCCATGTTGATGAAAGTGATGAAGAAGTAGATCTGGGTCATGCATTCCACGTATGAGATAGACTTGCTTCCCGAGATGTGATTCACCAGCATCTTGGGGATTGTGACTGATGAAAAGCAGATGTCAACACAGGAGAGGTTGGCCAAGAAGAAGTACATTGGTGTATGGAGATGACTGTCACAGCTGATGGCCAAGATGATGAGAAAGTTCCCCATGATGGTGACCAGGTACATCCACAAGAAGAGCCCCAAGAGAAGCTCTTCCTGCTCTGACTGCCCAGAGAGTCCCAGGAGAAGGAAGCCTGTGACTCCAGTCTGGTTGTCTCTGCCCATGCCTGCGAGGGAGGAAACGTCAGCACAGGGTAATCATGTGTCAACAGCTGAGcaagttttatattttgaaacagTTTACTCATTTGGTTGAGAATTAACTAAAACTGAATAATCTTATTGagtcattttacagaaaaagcctGGTTAAATTCAATAGTGTTTAATTACCAGTGgctgcagttttattttttccagtgctGTTTAATGATTACCATATATAGTGTTGTATATGGTATTTAACTTAGTCTCATAATTGAGATATTATATTTCACTTTACAGATGCAGGAACTGAAGGAGAGGAAAATTACTACTCCCTcaacccttctaggttcttggctgagacccccacccctgccccctggaataaaaaagacattaataggagaaaaacaaacagaagtttaataccATGTATACTTCCTGGGTACATGGAAGGTACTCATgcaaactgagtaactccccaaaatggccttTGCCACTgacttaaataccatctccagctaaagagaaagaaagatgttggggcagttatgggaggtgaccaggaaaagcacagtaaacagcggtaaggttgttatgcagagTTAAGTGTCTGCCTTCTCCATTGcggagagtttctagagatttcgtcgtcttcctcttcctggcacagagagggagatacccTTACatatggagatttcccttataaacgCAAATTGCTCTttcaaaagggtaacttctgcttggttttcagagcttctccccatcggctgctttttaaaaaaataaccagctcaaaataatctttagGCCAAAGAGACGTATTTGGGGCTGGCAAACTCCACTCCCCTTCAAAACTGAGGCTAGGGGTAGTCAAGTGATGTTTCCAAATTCATGAGCCAATAAAAGTTAGCATTGCAAACCAAGTGAAATGCTTTTTTAACGCTATATTTTGGTTAGCTACTGCTCATTAACAACTCAACCATGCGGCAGGCTGTGTAGTAAATGCCATATTATAAATCTGCAAATTTTGTCTGTGGcttttatattttcccaaaatttggaaaattatggATTTTGTAAGGTCTGCTTGGTGGTTTGTCCTCAACGTTTCACCCGCTATTAAGCTGGCCTTGCCATAGGTCACAGCTGTCTCATCGCCGACCTGAGCGTGCTGTTCAGGCTGCCTGTGAAgcctttcttctgtctttctgctgACCAGAAGAAGAAAGGTCGTCAGGGATAACATCTGGATTATTTTTGCTGTTGAACAAAAGGGATTTACTGACTGATAGAGAGCAAATTCATGTGGTACATGCAGCAGATTATCCCAGACTGAGAAAGCATTACAATCAGGGGAGTCCAGTAAGCCTCGTGAATGCAACACCCCTGAAGAATTTATGGTACTTGAATAGTAAAGGAGAGGGATGCCTTCCCTGGGAGGAAAAGGCCTGAGGAAAAcggaagaggaagaggcagaaagggaaaggaacAGCTTCGTGACCTGGCTCCAGTGGCTGGGCCAGAGGGTAGTGTGGGAAGTACTTCCGGAGACTGGTTGTAGGTATTCACAACGTGGGGACAGTGAGGCGCCTACTCCGCGAAAGTTAAATTAGTAAAACCAGGGGATAAGTGCTGAGACTTGAAGCCCCTTTTTACCTGGATTATTTCCCAGAAAAGGTAGTAACCCAGTCCTAGAGAGAAGCTAGAAGAAGCCCCAGAAGGAGCACGGTTACCGGGGACTGtaacggggtgggggtggggtggataTGCCGTCAAGACAGGTGAGAGTGGCTGGACCAGATGTAGATATAATGGTCTCAGAGATGGAAGTTCCCCATGATGGAAACAGAGGGTAAAGATGAAGGAGGGATAACGGGATGTCAACTGGGACTTCTCCTGTGGTCTTTGAGCTGCTCCTAAAGCCAAATAGGGAGGACAACAAGCTCCAAGTGATGCGACCCCAGGCTCCTCAGCTCTCCGTAACAGAAACCGAGGAGCGGCCCCACCACAGCCTCAGACTTTCTGGGGCTCACGCTGAGCACAGGAACGGCGCACAGGAGATGCAGCTCTCTGGCTGCTCCCCAAAGGGGTCGTCCTGCGCCTTTGACGGGGGAGGGGAGCTGCCCGGCGTCTCCATTCCCCTCCGGAGGCGTTGCGCTTCCCTCCCCCTGATGGTGTCCCTCTCGCAGGCCCCCAGCGGGAGGCGGTCCCTGCACCTGCCCAGCAGGTCCGGCGGGGCGGGGTCTCGCGCTCCCTGCGCCGCCCCAGGAAGGCCGGAGAGGGGTCCCCTGAGGCTTGTGCGCATGCGGGAATCGGCTCCTGGGGGGAGCTGTGCTGTTGGAAGGCTGTTTGTCTGGGCTGCAGGAGTGGCAGGGCGGGGAGGTGCAGGCCTGGTGGTCAAGGGGCGGGGGCGGAGTCCCGTGCCTGTTCTGTCTCAGAAGAGCCCCACACTCATCGTCAGAGAGTCTTTATGGAGAGAACTGTCAGCTTTGGGAGAGTCGGTCGCGG encodes:
- the LOC106826853 gene encoding olfactory receptor 1f45-like; translated protein: MGRDNQTGVTGFLLLGLSGQSEQEELLLGLFLWMYLVTIMGNFLIILAISCDSHLHTPMYFFLANLSCVDICFSSVTIPKMLVNHISGSKSISYVECMTQIYFFITFINMDGFLLSVMAYDRYTAICRPLHYTVIMRPKLCVLLVAASWVITNLHALLHTLLMVRLTFCSHNAVHHFFCDPYPILKLSCSDTFINDLMVFTVGGLMFLTPFTCIIVSYAYIFSNVLKLPSARGIRKALSTCGSHLTVVSLFYGAILGVYMRPSSSYSVQDTVATVIFTVVTPLVNPFIYSLRNRDMKGALRKLTVRFQN